The sequence below is a genomic window from Aureispira sp. CCB-E.
ACGATCTGCTTTACCAAAAGGGGTTTCAATGGTATCAAATGCCACCGTACCCAAAACCAATAAACTCATAATAATTTATTTTTGTAAAATTGTAATAGTTGTCTTCCTTAAATAGATTTGTAATTTTTGATTGCAAACAATCTATTTAGCTAATAGCACAAAAATAATAAACTCTATTTACAGCAAAGCATTTTGAACCGTTTTTATCGAAAAATAACTTTTTTCAAAAAAAAGAAAAAAAAAGATTTTTAATAATTGGCTGATTTTTAAGTTGTTGTGATTTTTGTCGAAAAGTTTTTTTATTTTTTTTTATTTTTTTTTGCCAAAAGCTTTGGAAAAGTGAAAACCCGTCGTATATTTGCATCGCTCTACAAGAGTAACGCCTTCATAGCTCAGTTGGTTAGAGCATCTGACTGTTAATCAGAGGGTCACTGGTTCGAGCCCAGTTGAGGGCGCTAAAAAGGGTTTATCAGATTTGATAAATCCTTTTTTTTAATCTATTAATTTATTGTTTCTGACATCGTAAGATGAAGTTAATTTTTTGGAATTGATTTATTTTTATTATCTTTGTGTTCCAAAATAAAAGAGAATCAAAAAACATTAAAAATATCACATGCTAGTTATTAACGTAAAAGATGGGGAATCTATCGACAGAGCTTTGAGAAGATACAAAAATAAGCACAAAAAAGTGCAATTAATGAAACAACTACGTGCTAGAAAGCATTTTGTAAAGCCTTCTGTAGAGCGTAGAGTTGAAATTCTAAAAGCTAAATACAATACTGAAAAATTGAGAGAAATGGAAGGATAGGCTCTGGCTTATTTATTTTCCAAATCTTATACAATATATACTTCTTGTTTACAAGAAAGCAATGGACTCTGTTCTTTTTGAGCAGGGTCTTTTGTCGTTTGATGTGAGCCGTGTTACAGGGTTGAGAGTATTGTGGCTGTAAGTGTTCGGTAGTACACTTTAATAAATGGAACTATTTATAGGATAGAAACGTATTTTTTATCCTACAAATTGAAACCCATATGAAAATTAGATAGTTATTTATTGGACTTGTCTCGTTTTTTAGGAGAGCGAATATCTTCTAAGAGACGAGACTTTTTTAAGTAGTTGATTAAGAGGATAGTATGGCAAAGGCATCTAAACAAACACGAAGTTTTTAAGAAATACCAAACAAGCGTTTAATCTGTTGACTGACAATCTTAATTCTTAATTTGGTTGGAAGATAACGTGTTAAAAAATAATGCCCCAACCGCATGAAAAAGTTTCCAGCTACATAGTTAGGCGACTTTCCAAGTGCTCGAAGAGCTTGTTGTACCGATTGTTGAACAGACATAACCATACCTCCATTGCCATCACCACCTTGAGCGATGTAACCAGGAGTTTTGGTTGGTCCAGGCATAAAACCAAGGACATCGACACCAAAGGGTTTTAGTTCTGCCCAAAGAGACTCTGCTAGCTTTAAATCAAAAGCTTTAGTAGCAGCGTAAGTAGCATTGTAGGCACTAGATAGCTCTCCTGCACCAGAGGATAGGATGATAATGCCTCCACGTCTCTGAGCTTGCATCTGGCGAGCAAAATGATGGGTTAACAATAAAACGACTTTGGTATTTAAGTGCAATTGCATAGACAAAAACTGAGTCGATTGAGGAGCAAAATAGCCAATTTTAGAAATGCCTACGTTATTGATTAACAATCCAATTTGATAGGCTTGGATTTGAGGCAAAAGTAATTCTAAAAAATCTGTTCTAGAGAGATCAAGGACAATCGGACGTACTTCTACTTTTGTTTTCTGCGTAATTTCTTCGCACGTTGTAAGCAAGGCAGTTTTATTGTGGTCAATAGCAATAATAGAAATGCCTTTTTGAGCAATTTGGAGCGCAAATTCAGCTCCTAGCCCCATAGCAGCACCTGTTATTAATGCCCAAGGACCATATTGTTGAGCAAATGTTTGATTCATTATCTTTTTACAAATTTTTTAGAGGTGTAGGTTCCTTTATGGGCTAAAAAGCCACTTAATACGTAAATTCCTGGAGGTAAATCTTTGATATAAATCCTAAAATCTGGATGGTTAGAAATGCTTAGACATTGGTGTAACACTTGTTTGCCAAGCATATTACTAATCATAACCTCCGAAGGATTTCCGTCTATCCAATCTACTTGGATGTAGTCACTAGCAGGATTCGGATATAGATTAAAATCAAGATGATCGGAATCAGGAATACTAAAGGAATGGGTAGCTTGATAGGCAACCCAAGGGCGGGCTTGTTTGATAATTAATTGACCATCACGCGTGATTTTGTATTCTATTTCCATGGCAAATGTTTCATTACCAATAGCATCATAAAGCCCTTCAAATTCATGGTGAATGGTGGTTAAATAAGTGCGCATTTGGTTAAGGTAATCTCCTTGCATGATGGTGGTATTATTGGTAGCAAGATTAGAACGTCTAACGAGGATGTAATCGTTAGAACTTGACGAGTTGGCATCCAATAAAATTTCTTCAGGAATAGCATTGCCATCTGGATTGGTAATTAGAGTTTCCCCTACTTGTGAATTTAGGTAATAAAACGTATTGTTGGTTTGGTAAACAGGATCTTTGCTAACTCCTACACCATTGACTTGCTCATTGGCATAGTTGGGATGACAGAGTAGTGCCATAGATGCTGTAAAATGGTTGACCTTATAAAACGCTCGTTCGTCAAAAGCTCTCAAACTCCACAAACTGGCATAAACTTGTTGAACGGATTTTGCAATATGCCCTTCATTTGGATGATGGGTCTTAGATTCGTATAGTCCAGCGCCATTAAAACCTGGTAAATCCTCATTATTAGTACTAGAGCGACACCGAATAGAAGTGTTCGGAGGAAATGAAGCTTGCATCTTTTCTAAATTATCTCGCATCCAATTGGGCATTAAAGCGTTTTCTATTTTTTTTCTAAAATCGGCTAAAAGATGTGCTCTTAAGTTTCGGTTGGTGGCAAAATCTGGATTGCTAAGCATCAACCTAGCTTGTTCAAAAAGATTGTTGTGCTTCATGAACTTTTGATAATAATAAAAGGGAATGCCAAAACCATTAGGAATTGTTCCTTCTGGAAAACCAAACGTTCGCATGGTTGCAACATTGGCACATTTGGCACCAAAACCGTCGTACATCGAAAAGGTAATTTCATCTAAAGGTAAGATGGCGTCATGATTTAGATTTAAAGGAGAGGTTTGTTTTTGCTCAGGGCGTAAGCTCTCATACCATTGATTGACTTCTTCTGAACTGGCTTCTCGAATAAAAAACTTATCGGGCTCGACTTTGAAATAAATAGTATGATTTAATAAGCGAGCAATGGAGTCTATAGATAAGGGGTCTCGAATAAATGCATTGGGTACGCCGTCTTGAATCGCCCTTAAATTAACATGAGACAAAGGTGTTTGTATGGCAGAGGTGATTATTCCTCCTACACGAGGTAGAGAGTTGGGTAAAGAGGCATATAAAACAATATCTTTGATTCCTGGAATATCAGACAAAGACATTTCCCTAAAAAAGCCATATCCCTCTGCTTCATTCAATCCCCAATAGTCAACTTGGGCAAAAACATCTTTTTCAAAAAGCAATGGAATTCTAGAAGTTTTGTACTTTGTCGAATCTCGTTCGTATTCGTCTTGGCTGTTTGTGGTAACGTAATAAGACAAATTATTGTTAAGAAAAGGCATATTGGCTGCTAGCAGCTCATGACACTTTTGAACGATTTCAAAATTTTCGCCATGTCCATTGCTATAATTAAAAGCAAAAGTACCCAAAGTACCATTGTTCGAAATAGTAGTAGGGTGATAAATAAGTTGTCCTTTTTTGACATCATTTCCTAGATGTCTAATCCCTACTGCATTGGCAAAATCTGCGTGAAGGGTATGCGTATTTCCATTAATGAAATAGACTTTAGGTGCTGTCGTAAAATCGGTAATAATAAACTTAGCATACCGTTTCCCATTAAGAAATTCAGACCATTGTACAAAATCTCTTGCAATAGATAATTGATTGAATGTGCTAAAGCTATCAATTGAGATGCTTCCATTGACTGGGGCGATAGATGGAGCAGCGTTAATGGGGTTTTGAGTAGGGAAATTTTGAAGCTCTGAAATATCGTCTATGCCATCACCATCTATATCATAGGGAGCGGCAATGGGATATTCTAAGACTTGATAATGTGCAAGCGAATAGTATGCTAATGGTTCGGTAAGAGTGGTTGTGCCTGATTTACCAAGTTGGATGGAAGTGGTCAACTCGAAACTTTGAGTAGTATCGTGTCTTACTTGTAAAAGATAATAGTGTTGAGTAGTTGAAGAAACTTCTAACTGAACTCGTCCATCTATTGTGGTCGAATAATTGATAATAGGCACTTGTTGACCAAAGACAGAACAACACAAAGGAGTTGCCATTATAAAAAAGAGAAGAAAGTAAACTATTTTATACATTGGGAATCTATATTTTAAAATCAGCTTGGGGGACTCATCTCATAAGAGAAGTTGTTCTATTAGCAAACGAAATATAGCCACACAATGTTTCCTTTTAACTTTCTATCATAGAGAAAACACGAGTTGTATTTTTAGTATTAGAAGCCTTGTACTTTCTTTTTATAAAAAAAATTGCGTTCGCTAAAGTTCCCTTTTAAGAAAGAACTTTAGCGAACGCAATAGGATAAGGAGTTTAAAATTCTGAAGTAAAATGGAACTCCAATTCTGGATAATCTGTTTGAGCGGATTCTAGCATCCATCTAGATTCTGCTAAATAAACATCTCTACCTTCCTTATCTTTAGCCATGTAGTTGGCTTTTTTGCGAATGAACTCACTTAACTTTGCATGATCGGTTGTTGTAATCCAACAAGCTTTGTATAAGTTGATGGGTTCATAACGACAACTAGCTCCATATTCATGTTTGAGTCTATATTGAAGGACTTCAAATTGAAGTTGTCCAACCGTACCAATAATTTTTCTATTGTTAGAATTTTTAACAAACAATTGAGCGACTCCTTCGTCCATCAACTGTCGAATTCCTTTTGACAATTGTTTGGATTTCATAGGGTCTGCATTTTCAATATATTTAAATTGTTCAGGTGAGAAACTAGGGATACCTTTGAAGTGTAAAACTTCTCCTTCCGTTAGAGTATCTCCAATTTTGAAGTTCCCTGAATCGTACAAGCCAACAATATCACCAGGGTAAGCATTGTCAACCACTTCCTTTTTGGAAGCCATAAAGGTAGTTGGGTTGGAAAATTTTATTTTTTTGTCTTTGCGAACGTGCAAGTAGTTGGTATTTCGTTGGAATGTACCCGAGCAAACACGCAAAAAGGCAATACGGTCTCTATGGCGAGGGTCCATGTTGGCGTGAATTTTAAATACAAAGCCAGAAAATTTGTCCTCGTAAGGGTCTATAACCCGTTCTTCTGTTTTGAATGTAACAGGAGAGGGAGCAATTTCAATAAAACAGTCTAAGAGTTCTTTTACACCAAAATTATTGACAGCAGAACCAAAGAAAACAGGAGATAATTTTCCTGCCAAGTACTGTTCTTTGTCAAAAGCAGGATAAACGCCTTCTATGGTTTCGACCTCTTCTCTAAGCGTTTCGGCAGCATCCGCACCAATATGTTGTTCTAGTTCGGGGGAATTGATGTCATTAAAACCTAAAATGTTGCCATATTTCGTATTAGGAGAGAATAAGTTCAACTCTTTTTGGTACAAATTATAAACCCCTTTAAAGCTCTGCCCCATTCCAATGGGCCAACTCAATGGGCAAGTAGTCAATTTTAATTTGTCCTCAATTTCATCCAATAAATCAAAGCCATCTTTTCCTTCCCTATCCATTTTGTTGATAAAAACAATTACGGGAGTATCTCGCATTCGACAAACCTCTACTAGCTTTTCTGTTTGCTCTTCCACCCCTTTTGCAACGTCCATCACAACAATAACACTATCTACAGCAGTAAGGGTACGATAGGTGTCTTCGGCAAAATCTTTGTGACCAGGCGTATCCAAAATGTTGATATTACAATCTTTGTAATTAAATCCCATAACAGAGGTAGCAACAGAAATACCACG
It includes:
- a CDS encoding peptide chain release factor 3, with the translated sequence MANFKEEIQRRRTFAVIAHPDGGKTTLTEKLLLFGGAIQVAGAVKSNKIKKSTTSDFMEIEKQRGISVATSVMGFNYKDCNINILDTPGHKDFAEDTYRTLTAVDSVIVVMDVAKGVEEQTEKLVEVCRMRDTPVIVFINKMDREGKDGFDLLDEIEDKLKLTTCPLSWPIGMGQSFKGVYNLYQKELNLFSPNTKYGNILGFNDINSPELEQHIGADAAETLREEVETIEGVYPAFDKEQYLAGKLSPVFFGSAVNNFGVKELLDCFIEIAPSPVTFKTEERVIDPYEDKFSGFVFKIHANMDPRHRDRIAFLRVCSGTFQRNTNYLHVRKDKKIKFSNPTTFMASKKEVVDNAYPGDIVGLYDSGNFKIGDTLTEGEVLHFKGIPSFSPEQFKYIENADPMKSKQLSKGIRQLMDEGVAQLFVKNSNNRKIIGTVGQLQFEVLQYRLKHEYGASCRYEPINLYKACWITTTDHAKLSEFIRKKANYMAKDKEGRDVYLAESRWMLESAQTDYPELEFHFTSEF
- a CDS encoding SDR family NAD(P)-dependent oxidoreductase; the protein is MNQTFAQQYGPWALITGAAMGLGAEFALQIAQKGISIIAIDHNKTALLTTCEEITQKTKVEVRPIVLDLSRTDFLELLLPQIQAYQIGLLINNVGISKIGYFAPQSTQFLSMQLHLNTKVVLLLTHHFARQMQAQRRGGIIILSSGAGELSSAYNATYAATKAFDLKLAESLWAELKPFGVDVLGFMPGPTKTPGYIAQGGDGNGGMVMSVQQSVQQALRALGKSPNYVAGNFFMRLGHYFLTRYLPTKLRIKIVSQQIKRLFGIS
- a CDS encoding PEP/pyruvate-binding domain-containing protein, yielding MYKIVYFLLFFIMATPLCCSVFGQQVPIINYSTTIDGRVQLEVSSTTQHYYLLQVRHDTTQSFELTTSIQLGKSGTTTLTEPLAYYSLAHYQVLEYPIAAPYDIDGDGIDDISELQNFPTQNPINAAPSIAPVNGSISIDSFSTFNQLSIARDFVQWSEFLNGKRYAKFIITDFTTAPKVYFINGNTHTLHADFANAVGIRHLGNDVKKGQLIYHPTTISNNGTLGTFAFNYSNGHGENFEIVQKCHELLAANMPFLNNNLSYYVTTNSQDEYERDSTKYKTSRIPLLFEKDVFAQVDYWGLNEAEGYGFFREMSLSDIPGIKDIVLYASLPNSLPRVGGIITSAIQTPLSHVNLRAIQDGVPNAFIRDPLSIDSIARLLNHTIYFKVEPDKFFIREASSEEVNQWYESLRPEQKQTSPLNLNHDAILPLDEITFSMYDGFGAKCANVATMRTFGFPEGTIPNGFGIPFYYYQKFMKHNNLFEQARLMLSNPDFATNRNLRAHLLADFRKKIENALMPNWMRDNLEKMQASFPPNTSIRCRSSTNNEDLPGFNGAGLYESKTHHPNEGHIAKSVQQVYASLWSLRAFDERAFYKVNHFTASMALLCHPNYANEQVNGVGVSKDPVYQTNNTFYYLNSQVGETLITNPDGNAIPEEILLDANSSSSNDYILVRRSNLATNNTTIMQGDYLNQMRTYLTTIHHEFEGLYDAIGNETFAMEIEYKITRDGQLIIKQARPWVAYQATHSFSIPDSDHLDFNLYPNPASDYIQVDWIDGNPSEVMISNMLGKQVLHQCLSISNHPDFRIYIKDLPPGIYVLSGFLAHKGTYTSKKFVKR
- the rpsU gene encoding 30S ribosomal protein S21 gives rise to the protein MLVINVKDGESIDRALRRYKNKHKKVQLMKQLRARKHFVKPSVERRVEILKAKYNTEKLREMEG